From Bacteroidota bacterium:
TTCTTCGGCATTAGATGTTTGGTATAAGTTTACCGCAACAGCTACAACAGCAACTATATCTGTAGCGCCAACCGGATCTATGGATATTGTTTATCAAGTATATACAGCTTGTGTAAGTACAAGTACTTTTAGCCCCTGTGTTGACAACGGAAGTTCGGGCACAGAAACATCTGTCCAAAATGGGTTGACAATAGGAACACAGTATTACGTTCGAGTTTATGGGTGGAGCGGAGCAACAGGAGCATTTAATCTTTGTATTCAATCCGCAGCGCCATCAGCACCTGCAAATGATGCATGTGCTAATGCGATAACCTTAACTCCAGGTACATCTTGTTCTCCAACATCTGGAACAAACGTAAATGCAACTCAAACTTATGCAGCATGTTTAGGTTCAAGTGCAAAAGATGTTTGGTATAAATTTATCGCAACAGCCGCTACTGCTACAATTACAGTAGCTCCAGGTTCTAATTTAGATGCGGTTTATCAACTGTACACATCATGCTCTTCGACTTCTAATCTAGGCACTTGTGTTGATAATAATTTTTCTCAAGGCGGTACAGAATCTAATGCACACGGCAGCTTAACTGTTGGTTCTACATATTATATTAGGGTGTATGGCTTTAATGGCTCTGCAGATGCATTTACTATTTGTGTGGCTTCGGCAACATCATCAGGAAATCCTCCTGCAAACGATAATTGTAGTGCAGCTACTACTCTAAATGTTAATGCTTCTTGCAGTTATACACCGGGTAATAGTGCTAATGCTACTCAAGTGTACGTTAATTGTAGCAATGGAAGTAATGCCGCAAAAGATGTGTGGTATAAATTTGTCGCAACTGCATCAACTGCAACAGTTACAGTTGCTGGAGGCTCATCCTTCGATCCGGTATTTGAGGTGTATTCAAACTGTAACGGAACAAGAGTTTCTACTTGTGTTGATTACGATACAAATAATGGTGGCATAGAAACGGAGGGATTAAGCAGCTTAACTGTTGGGAACACCTATTTGATTCGTGTGTACGACTATGCAGGAGGAACAGGTACATTTAATATTTGTGTGGTATCTTCTGCTTCTTCAAATGCGTCTAACGATGCGTGTGGCAATGCAATTACATTAACAGCAAGCGCTTCTTGTAATTATACTACAGCGTCTAATATTGGTGCAACCATGTCAGGATTTTTACCTTGTGGTAATTTCTTCTCGCCTAAAGATGTATGGTATAAGTTTACTGCAACTGCTACTACTATGTATATCAATATGGCTGGGCAAGGTTCTTTTGATGCAGGTTTTGAAGTATTAGATGCTTGTAGTGGAAATAGCTTAGCTTGTGTAGATTCAACAGGTGGTGGTGCAGTTGAAATGGGTAAAATAACTGGTTTAACAACTAATCAAACTTATTTTATACGTGCATACGAAAGCTTTGGCGGAACAGGTGCGTTTGGTATTTGTGTATATTCTGCCCAATCTGCAGCTTCTTCAAATGACGATTGCTCTAATGCTACCGCATTAACTGTAAACGGAACAAATTGCAATATGATAACAGGTTCTACCAACGGTGCAACTCAAACGTATACTGGTTGTTCCGGAAATGCAGACGATGATGTGTGGTATAAATTTACGCCAACATATGGAAAAATGGCTGTTTATGTGCAAGGTCAGGCTGGTTTCGATCCGGTAATACAGTTGTTTACTGCTTGTAATCCTTCTGCAGGACAAGCTTGTAAAAATGCAACTGGTGTTGGAGGTTCTGAGATTATTCAGTCAAACGTAACTATTGGTGCTACTTATTATGTTAGAGTATATGATGCAGGTACAGGAAGTAATTCTTCTTCATTCAGCATCTGTGCTTACAATGATCCAAGTGTTGGTATTGCTGAAGAAGCTGTGCAAGGAGCAGAGGTGTTGGTTTACCCAAATCCAACCAGTGCATCTGTTAATATGGTAATCGGCTCGACAGATAAAAACGCAAAAGTTGTTTTTGTAAATACTCAAGGACAGATTATAAAAGAGTTTTCGGCTCAAGGTTCAAATGCGCTAAATACATTTGATATTTCGGATGTAGCAAAAGGTATTTACTTTGTGCAGTGTGTATCTAGCGAAGGTGTTACCACTAAACGTTTATTAGTAGAATAATTAAATTGAGAAATTTGAAATATAAAGGAGGCTGTTTCGTAGAGACAGCCTCCTTTTTTTATGCTTGTTTGTAAAATAGTAATGTTTAAATATAAGAGTAGTTGGTTATAACCAAAAGCCTACTTATTTTTAAGCGAAAATTTAATCATAACGTGATATGAAATACACTCCTCGCTCAAATGCACTTTTAGTTTTGCAAGATGGAAAAGTTTTTCATGGGAAAGCAGCCGGAAAAATTGGGACTACCACCGGTGAAATTTGCTTTAATACAGGCATGACAGGTTATCAAGAAGTATTTACCGACCCTTCTTATTTTGGTCAAATTTTGGTAGCAACCAACGTACATATTGGCAATTACGGCATTCATGCCGAGGAAGTAGAGTCCGAAACGGTAAAAATAGCCGGCTTTGTTTGTCGCCAGTTTAGTGAGTTTTATTCTCGTGCCGCTGCTTACACTTCTATAAAAGAGTATTTTGAACGAGATAATATTGTTGCTATTTGTGATGTTGATACGCGCGCATTGGTGCGTTATATCAGAGATAAAGGCGCTATGAATGCGATTATATCTTCCGAAATAACAGATGTAGAGTTGCTAAAACAACAATTGGCCAAAGTGCCATCTATGCAAGGGTTGGAGCTGTCTTCGAAAGTGGCAACTAAAAAATCATATACTGTTGGTAATGCAAATGCAAAACATAAAGTTGCGTTGTTGGATTTGGGTGTAAAGAAAAATATTATTAGAAGTCTTGTAGAACGAGATTGTTTAGTACATGTATTTCCAATGAAATCAACACTTGCAGCTATGTTAGCTTGGGAACCTAGCGGATTCATGATTTCAAATGGTCCTGGAGATCCGGGTGTGATGAAAGATGAAATTAAATTGGTAAAAGAAATTATTAATGCCGGATTGCCTGTGTTTGGTATCTGTTTGGGGCATCAGTTGCTTGCAGAGGCAAATGGGATTTCTACATTTAAAATGCATTCGGGTCATAGAGGAATAAATCATCCGGTGAAAAATATACTTACAGGAAAATCTGAAATTACCTCACAGAACCATGGGTTTTCGGTACATGCAGACGATGTGAAAAAAGTAAAGAATATAGAGATAACACATGTTAATCTAAACGACAATACCATCGAAGGATTGCGAATGACAGATAAGAACGTGTTTTCAGTACAGTACCATCCGGAAGCCTGTCCCGGGCCTTACGATGCACGTTATTTGTTTGATGATTTTGTAAAAAACATGTCGAGTGTTAAGCAGCTTGCAAACTAGGATGACAGTTTCGGATGTTATCAAAGAATTAAAAAAAGTAAGTGATGCAAGTCGGTTGTCCGGCATGAGTTCCTTTGGTATTGATGTATCTAAAGCAATTGGTGTTTCTATTCCAAATGTTAGAGCACTTGCAAAAAAAATAAAAACAAATCATTCTCTAGCATTGCAATTGTGGGATACAGAAATTCACGAGGCTAGAATATTGGCATCTATGATTGCAGATTCGAAACAAGTAACCAAATCCTTGTTTAATAAGTGGGTTGCAGATTTTAACTCTTGGGATTTGTGCGATCAAACATGCGGAAACTTATTAGACAAAACACCTTTTGCGATTGACAAAGCAATTGAATTCTCTAAGAATAAAAGAGAATATGTAAAACGTGCCGGGTTTGTCTTGATGGCTGCACTTGCCGTTCATGATAAAAAAGCAGACGATGCAGTTTTTATAAATTTCTTGCCAATCATTCAGCGAGAAGCAAATGATGAGCGAAATTTTGTTAGAAAGGCTGTTAATTGGGCTCTCCGGCAAATTGGAAAGCGAAATAAAAAACTAAATAGGGCCGCTCTTTTGTGTGCTGAGAGTATCTTAACACAAGAATCAAAATCGGCAAAATGGATTGCAACAGATGCAATACGAGAATTAAAAAGCAAGAAATTCTAACCACTAAATTAAGACTAATGCAAACTAAACTTACTGAACTATTAAATATCGACTTCCCATTAATTATGGCTCCCATGTTTTTGGTAAGTAACGAATCTATGCTTGTAGAGGGTATGAAATCGGGAGTTGCAGCGTCATTCCCATCTTTGAATTACAGAGACGAAAAAGAGTTGGCAGAAATACTTGATAAACTAAATACAGAAAAAAATAAGGTAGCAAAAGGAACATACGGAGTTAATTTAATCGTGCAAAAAACAAATATATATTACGAAAAGCATTTGAAAATTTGTGTGGAGAAAAAGGTGCCTTTTTATATAACATCGCTCGGTAGCCCAAAGCAAGTAATTGATATGGCACACAGCTATGGAGCTAAAGTTTTTTGCGATGTTACTAATATTGTGCATGCACAAAAATGTTTTGAATTGGGCTGTGATGGATTTATTGCAGTGGGGCAGGGGGCCGGAGGCCATGCGGGTTCTATATCTTTACAAATTTTAGTGCCTGCGCTAAAAAATAAATTTCCTGATACGCCTGTTGTTTCAGCCGGAGGGATAGCAACCGGTGCAGGTGTGCTTTCTATGTTGGCATTGGGCGCAGCGGGCGTATCGGTGGGTACACGATTTATTGCTACTAAAGAAGCTTCTGTTAGCAGCGAATATAAAAATGCTATTGTTGATGCAAAAATGGATGATATTGTGCTCACAGAAAAAATTTCCGGAACTCCCTGTACAATTATAAATACTCCATTTGCTAAAAAGATTGGCTACAAACAAAATTGGTTCGAAAAATTATTGTCAAACAACAAGCGTACGAAAAAATATTTTAAAATGTTGGTGCAGTTTCGTGGAATGAAAAATTTAGAAAACGCTGTGAAGCCCGGTAATTATAATAATTTGTGGTGTGCCGGACAAAGTGTAGAATTGATAAACGAAATAAGTTCTGTGAAAGAAGTAATTGATAAAATGAAATCAGAGACGAGTGTTGCATTGAAAAATCTTACCAATCTTGTTCACTAGCAAATAGCGGCTATTTTTTAAAAGTGATTCTGCTTTTTTTGAACACCCAGTTCCGTATTTAGTCTACTTAGTTTTTTTCTTACGTTTATTAACCTACAAATGTTTGTAAATTAAGTTTAATAGCTAGTGTTTTTTCTGTTTTTATTCCTTTTTTTCGTAACTTAAGTAGGATAATCTAAGTATAAGTAGTTAGTGTTATAGTTATAGTTATAGTTATGGTCAATAAAATCTTTAAATTTTATATTTCTCTTTTCTCGTTTTTTTTGGTGTGGATGAATAGTTACTCTGCCAATTATTACTCTGTAATTGCTGCTACAGACCCTAATGCAACAGCAAGCTGGACTCAAAACTCTGATGGCACGGCCGGGGTTCAACCTCCCAATTTTACTACAGCAGGCGATGTCTTTATTGTACGAAATGGAAGCACGATGACAACTTCCGCAACTTGGGCTGTAACAGGCAGTGTGGAGGTTTCATTTGGAGGGTCGTTGACTTATGGTCACGATAGTAGTGTTGGTGGGTATATAAAAAATGAGGGGACTCTCAATACCACATCAGCTAATACAGATTTAGTGGTTACAGGAAACATAATATATAATGGGGGTACTACTGCATTCGGTAATAACAACAATACCATAAGCACCGCTGCTGGTACGTTTAGTGTGAGTGGAACCTGTTCTATAACCGGAGATAATAATACCCGTTCTCTCTCTGCTTCTCTAATGGAAGTTACTAGCGGGGCTTCTATTACTTTCAATGGACAAAGCTACACATTTACTAGTACCAATATAAATGGCACGGTTAATTTTGCCAGTACAACCGGTACAAAGTCATTAGGAGCTTTAAGTATTAGTTCAACGGGTAGTTTTGTTTCAATAAATGAAACGTTTGCTGTAACTACAGTTAATTTGACCGGAGCGGACTTTAATACACTGGGAGGAAACACTCCAACCATAAATGCATCAGGAGACGTAACTATTGGAGCGGGAACTACCTCCATTGGTCGTTCTACTTGGAACGTTACCGGCAATTTTAATGTAAACGGAACT
This genomic window contains:
- a CDS encoding T9SS type A sorting domain-containing protein — its product is MKAKKLLSVTTLFFLFLFNAFSQAPSNDECSGAITISVAPNSGSCGTYSLNVDTWGATQSSASATCVTSSQDDDVWYKFVATGYNAYFSVSNVYNDNGNAAAWRPGFVIYSGSCSSLTQIACNANVASTSDLASVSGLTPGNTYYVRTFLAGSPNSGYFDLCVYTTSLAATPPANDACSNATSVTVGTTCNYTSGTNVNATQSYAPCGGSSALDVWYKFTATATTATISVAPTGSMDIVYQVYTACVSTSTFSPCVDNGSSGTETSVQNGLTIGTQYYVRVYGWSGATGAFNLCIQSAAPSAPANDACANAITLTPGTSCSPTSGTNVNATQTYAACLGSSAKDVWYKFIATAATATITVAPGSNLDAVYQLYTSCSSTSNLGTCVDNNFSQGGTESNAHGSLTVGSTYYIRVYGFNGSADAFTICVASATSSGNPPANDNCSAATTLNVNASCSYTPGNSANATQVYVNCSNGSNAAKDVWYKFVATASTATVTVAGGSSFDPVFEVYSNCNGTRVSTCVDYDTNNGGIETEGLSSLTVGNTYLIRVYDYAGGTGTFNICVVSSASSNASNDACGNAITLTASASCNYTTASNIGATMSGFLPCGNFFSPKDVWYKFTATATTMYINMAGQGSFDAGFEVLDACSGNSLACVDSTGGGAVEMGKITGLTTNQTYFIRAYESFGGTGAFGICVYSAQSAASSNDDCSNATALTVNGTNCNMITGSTNGATQTYTGCSGNADDDVWYKFTPTYGKMAVYVQGQAGFDPVIQLFTACNPSAGQACKNATGVGGSEIIQSNVTIGATYYVRVYDAGTGSNSSSFSICAYNDPSVGIAEEAVQGAEVLVYPNPTSASVNMVIGSTDKNAKVVFVNTQGQIIKEFSAQGSNALNTFDISDVAKGIYFVQCVSSEGVTTKRLLVE
- the carA gene encoding glutamine-hydrolyzing carbamoyl-phosphate synthase small subunit, coding for MKYTPRSNALLVLQDGKVFHGKAAGKIGTTTGEICFNTGMTGYQEVFTDPSYFGQILVATNVHIGNYGIHAEEVESETVKIAGFVCRQFSEFYSRAAAYTSIKEYFERDNIVAICDVDTRALVRYIRDKGAMNAIISSEITDVELLKQQLAKVPSMQGLELSSKVATKKSYTVGNANAKHKVALLDLGVKKNIIRSLVERDCLVHVFPMKSTLAAMLAWEPSGFMISNGPGDPGVMKDEIKLVKEIINAGLPVFGICLGHQLLAEANGISTFKMHSGHRGINHPVKNILTGKSEITSQNHGFSVHADDVKKVKNIEITHVNLNDNTIEGLRMTDKNVFSVQYHPEACPGPYDARYLFDDFVKNMSSVKQLAN
- a CDS encoding DNA alkylation repair protein, with translation MTVSDVIKELKKVSDASRLSGMSSFGIDVSKAIGVSIPNVRALAKKIKTNHSLALQLWDTEIHEARILASMIADSKQVTKSLFNKWVADFNSWDLCDQTCGNLLDKTPFAIDKAIEFSKNKREYVKRAGFVLMAALAVHDKKADDAVFINFLPIIQREANDERNFVRKAVNWALRQIGKRNKKLNRAALLCAESILTQESKSAKWIATDAIRELKSKKF
- a CDS encoding nitronate monooxygenase, whose translation is MQTKLTELLNIDFPLIMAPMFLVSNESMLVEGMKSGVAASFPSLNYRDEKELAEILDKLNTEKNKVAKGTYGVNLIVQKTNIYYEKHLKICVEKKVPFYITSLGSPKQVIDMAHSYGAKVFCDVTNIVHAQKCFELGCDGFIAVGQGAGGHAGSISLQILVPALKNKFPDTPVVSAGGIATGAGVLSMLALGAAGVSVGTRFIATKEASVSSEYKNAIVDAKMDDIVLTEKISGTPCTIINTPFAKKIGYKQNWFEKLLSNNKRTKKYFKMLVQFRGMKNLENAVKPGNYNNLWCAGQSVELINEISSVKEVIDKMKSETSVALKNLTNLVH